In a single window of the Mus musculus strain C57BL/6J chromosome 6, GRCm38.p6 C57BL/6J genome:
- the Ssbp1 gene encoding single-stranded DNA-binding protein, mitochondrial isoform 1 (isoform 1 is encoded by transcript variant 5), which produces MFRRPVLQVFRQFVRHESEVASSLVLERSLNRVQLLGRVGQDPVMRQVEGKNPVTIFSLATNEMWRSGDSEVYQMGDVSQKTTWHRISVFRPGLRDVAYQYVKKGARIFVEGKVDYGEYMDKNNVRRQATTIIADNIIFLSDQTKEKA; this is translated from the exons ATGTTTCGAAGACCTGTGTTACAG GTATTTCGTCAGTTTGTAAGACATGAGTCTGAAGTAGCCAGCAGTTTGGTTCTTGAACGAT CTCTGAATCGTGTTCAGTTACTTGGACGAGTAGGTCAGGACCCTGTCATGAGACAGGTGGAAGGAAAAAACCCAGTCACAATATTTTCTCTAGCAACAAATGAGATGTGGCGATCAGGGGATAGTGAAGTATACCAAATGG GTGACGTTAGTCAGAAGACGACGTGGCACAGAATATCAGTGTTTCGACCAGGCCTCAGAGATGTGGCATATCAGTATGTGAAAAAGGG GGCTCGTATATTTGTGGAAGGGAAAGTGGACTATGGCGAGTACATGGATAAAAACAATGTGAGGCGGCAAGCAACAACAATCATAGCTG ataacattatatttctgAGTGACCAGACAAAAGAAAAGGCATAG
- the Ssbp1 gene encoding single-stranded DNA-binding protein, mitochondrial isoform X1 has translation MFRRPVLQVFRQFVRHESEVASSLVLERSLNRVQLLGRVGQDPVMRQVEGKNPVTIFSLATNEMWRSGDSEVYQMGDVSQKTTWHRISVFRPGLRDVAYQYVKKGARIFVEGKVDYGEYMDKNNVRRQATTIIAGKKLVVHSVSGCSLEGLA, from the exons ATGTTTCGAAGACCTGTGTTACAG GTATTTCGTCAGTTTGTAAGACATGAGTCTGAAGTAGCCAGCAGTTTGGTTCTTGAACGAT CTCTGAATCGTGTTCAGTTACTTGGACGAGTAGGTCAGGACCCTGTCATGAGACAGGTGGAAGGAAAAAACCCAGTCACAATATTTTCTCTAGCAACAAATGAGATGTGGCGATCAGGGGATAGTGAAGTATACCAAATGG GTGACGTTAGTCAGAAGACGACGTGGCACAGAATATCAGTGTTTCGACCAGGCCTCAGAGATGTGGCATATCAGTATGTGAAAAAGGG GGCTCGTATATTTGTGGAAGGGAAAGTGGACTATGGCGAGTACATGGATAAAAACAATGTGAGGCGGCAAGCAACAACAATCATAGCTGGTAAGAAGCTCGTGGTGCACAGTGTCTCTGGTTGTTCATTGGAAGGGTTGGCGTAG